The Sediminispirochaeta smaragdinae DSM 11293 genome has a segment encoding these proteins:
- a CDS encoding glycosyltransferase family protein produces MKIAIVHHHFRPGGVTKVAISGAKALLDQCQAIESIQLVSGSDDNLDAIDLRTMHLPLFDYHSDIVGTNGLSSEAICRLLEEHLSDHLLWVHNYQLGKNGYFTQGVLDYARRHPDRPVMLQIHDFPECGRHNNLDELYATMNDAIYPDLPNVLYLTINERDRKLLISCGISSERVALLNNPVSDGHAGSLDFDRERIRKRVAEGLPETAGKIDHSAPFFLYPVRTIRRKNVLEAALLARLVEGGANLLVTLPGTSEAEQEYSHVVRSLFADGTITGAFGLGAGIDAAGIGFEELARSCDLVVSSSVQEGFGYFFVDALRWGVPLFARRLDILGGIEPLFEGYPHYLYSSFWIPVHHEERKRLSERYSRRMNELSAYLNEEARSLLQKRIQKMLNNELIDFSYLDAGSQAEFLRSMDDRGLLRELRSVNADMLSQAALLIGERPTPPTETIRKHFGNDHFARRAEELIKQVMRGSSLQIGEIRSNKIPPREDPVHRRLLQGFATPEYLRLLYETPSS; encoded by the coding sequence ATGAAGATTGCCATTGTACATCACCATTTCAGACCCGGAGGTGTGACAAAGGTCGCCATCTCCGGGGCCAAGGCATTGCTGGACCAGTGTCAGGCTATTGAATCGATACAACTTGTTTCGGGAAGCGACGATAATCTGGATGCCATCGATCTCAGGACCATGCACCTTCCGCTTTTCGATTATCATTCCGATATAGTGGGCACCAACGGGCTTTCGTCAGAAGCCATTTGCCGGCTCCTTGAAGAACATCTGTCGGACCATCTGCTGTGGGTTCACAACTATCAGCTTGGCAAGAACGGCTATTTCACCCAGGGGGTCCTGGATTATGCCCGCCGCCATCCCGATCGGCCGGTCATGCTCCAGATTCACGACTTCCCCGAATGCGGCAGGCACAATAACCTTGACGAGTTGTACGCCACCATGAACGATGCAATCTACCCGGATTTGCCGAATGTTCTGTACCTGACCATCAACGAGCGGGATCGCAAGCTGCTCATATCGTGCGGGATCTCTTCCGAAAGGGTTGCCCTACTGAATAATCCGGTGTCGGATGGTCATGCCGGTTCCCTTGACTTTGATCGGGAAAGGATTAGAAAGCGTGTTGCCGAAGGATTGCCGGAAACCGCAGGAAAGATCGACCATTCCGCTCCCTTTTTCCTTTACCCCGTTAGGACGATCCGGCGAAAAAACGTGCTGGAGGCGGCTCTCCTTGCCCGACTTGTCGAGGGAGGTGCTAATCTTCTTGTTACCCTGCCCGGGACCAGCGAAGCAGAACAGGAGTATTCGCACGTTGTTCGGTCGCTCTTTGCCGACGGTACGATAACGGGAGCCTTCGGCCTTGGGGCAGGGATAGATGCAGCCGGCATTGGGTTTGAAGAGCTTGCCCGCTCCTGCGACCTTGTGGTCTCTTCTTCCGTACAGGAAGGTTTCGGCTATTTTTTTGTGGATGCCCTGCGGTGGGGTGTCCCGTTGTTTGCACGACGATTGGATATCCTCGGAGGAATCGAACCGCTTTTTGAGGGCTACCCCCACTATCTTTATTCCTCGTTCTGGATACCGGTACATCATGAGGAAAGAAAGAGGCTTTCAGAACGCTACAGTCGGCGGATGAATGAGCTTTCCGCCTACCTGAATGAGGAAGCCCGCTCACTCCTTCAGAAACGTATTCAGAAGATGCTTAACAACGAACTAATCGATTTTTCATATCTTGATGCCGGATCTCAGGCGGAATTCTTACGATCCATGGATGACCGAGGACTTCTTCGGGAGCTTCGATCGGTGAATGCCGATATGCTTTCCCAGGCGGCACTTTTGATCGGAGAACGCCCGACACCTCCTACAGAAACCATACGAAAACACTTCGGCAATGATCACTTCGCAAGACGCGCTGAGGAGCTGATTAAGCAGGTTATGAGAGGTTCTTCTCTCCAAATAGGGGAGATAAGAAGTAACAAGATACCACCGCGAGAGGACCCTGTCCATCGCAGGCTTTTACAAGGCTTTGCAACACCTGAATATTTGCGCCTGTTGTACGAGACGCCTTCTTCTTGA
- a CDS encoding sensor histidine kinase — translation MMNEYLHLAYDFAASDEVQTFFGEPRESKHGIFTSEVLQQYLLYKKGAEELHFISRSAENNISTGYIPNLYLYKNWGILYNLSTSLNDHLFFSSIYRGLSGDTICLSVAVKVFNNVHQVIGYIIIDVYRNKLQSLIEQGKSVQSSINITNKKNFIIYSGVRYDEGKKYIPVDQNDFTYSFSHSVLENSFILNYEVQNSFLLEVKEKFREKISWLVIVSIIISMITALIISSGLRKPINKLIATMKIVGEGNLEAQIDLKKRDDLHELQDEFNKFVRQLKRLQDENMENERLLHQAQIAFLQAQIKPHFLYNMLATIKGMVSYSSPEEVKTAIITLSRLLRNSFDFSEELRPLKDHLEIIRCYVDMQNFRFPNKFQLLINADQKSLSCRMPPLLLQPIVENSIIHGFSDKEEACTIYIQTEMHDGYLFITIKDNGTGIPNRLLREIERDKTNAAYPHIGLTNVIKRIKFFYDDSCFVNIESHKGIGTTVTFKLYAL, via the coding sequence ATGATGAATGAATATCTGCATCTTGCCTATGATTTTGCGGCCAGTGACGAAGTCCAAACCTTTTTTGGAGAACCGAGAGAAAGCAAACATGGTATATTCACAAGCGAAGTTCTCCAGCAGTATCTGCTTTATAAAAAAGGAGCAGAGGAGCTCCATTTTATTAGTCGTTCTGCAGAAAATAACATTTCGACAGGTTACATCCCCAATCTTTATCTGTATAAGAACTGGGGAATTCTTTACAATCTATCGACAAGCCTTAATGACCATCTCTTTTTCAGTTCGATCTACAGAGGCTTATCCGGTGATACAATCTGTCTCTCGGTTGCCGTCAAAGTCTTTAATAACGTGCACCAAGTCATCGGCTATATCATCATTGATGTATATCGCAATAAACTACAAAGCCTCATCGAACAAGGAAAAAGTGTTCAATCAAGTATAAACATAACAAACAAGAAAAACTTCATTATCTACAGTGGGGTAAGATATGATGAAGGCAAAAAATATATACCCGTTGATCAAAATGATTTTACCTATAGTTTTTCTCATTCCGTACTAGAGAATTCCTTTATCTTGAACTACGAAGTACAAAATAGCTTCTTACTGGAAGTGAAAGAAAAATTCCGAGAAAAAATATCCTGGCTTGTTATTGTCAGCATTATTATCAGCATGATAACGGCTTTGATTATTTCTTCCGGTTTACGGAAGCCAATCAACAAGCTTATAGCGACAATGAAAATCGTGGGAGAAGGTAATCTTGAAGCGCAAATCGACCTCAAAAAGAGAGACGACCTTCATGAACTTCAGGATGAATTTAATAAATTCGTAAGACAACTCAAGCGACTTCAGGATGAAAACATGGAAAATGAACGATTACTGCATCAAGCCCAGATAGCCTTTCTGCAAGCACAAATAAAACCTCACTTTCTCTACAATATGCTGGCGACAATAAAGGGGATGGTATCCTACAGTTCTCCCGAAGAAGTTAAGACAGCCATTATAACGCTTAGTAGACTCCTACGAAATTCTTTCGATTTCTCTGAAGAGTTACGACCTTTGAAGGATCATTTGGAAATTATACGATGCTATGTTGATATGCAAAATTTCAGATTTCCGAACAAATTCCAGCTCCTTATCAATGCGGATCAGAAAAGCCTTTCATGTAGAATGCCTCCACTTTTATTGCAGCCTATTGTCGAGAATTCGATTATTCACGGTTTTTCCGACAAGGAAGAAGCGTGTACGATATATATCCAAACAGAAATGCATGACGGCTATCTATTCATTACCATTAAAGACAATGGTACAGGTATACCGAATCGATTGCTGCGGGAGATAGAAAGAGACAAAACAAACGCCGCATATCCTCACATCGGTCTAACAAACGTCATCAAACGCATAAAATTTTTCTACGATGACTCTTGCTTCGTGAACATTGAAAGCCACAAAGGTATAGGAACAACGGTGACGTTTAAACTCTATGCATTATAG
- a CDS encoding response regulator: MFKVVIADDEYYILREFEHIIDWAAYGCSIVGLAKNGSDAKDLFIKHNAHILITDIKMPIIDGLQLIKELSDIERHIEFILISGFSDFSFALTAIKYGVSDYLLKPIIPEELQSALIKIIGRFKQFDFHESPNRKLQLQSNCNRFIKKAYEYVENHYQNPISLHEVAEYLGISHS, encoded by the coding sequence ATGTTCAAAGTAGTAATTGCCGACGACGAATACTATATTCTGCGCGAATTCGAGCATATCATTGATTGGGCAGCATATGGCTGCTCAATCGTCGGCTTAGCAAAAAACGGATCTGATGCAAAAGATCTCTTTATCAAACATAATGCACACATTCTCATTACCGATATCAAGATGCCGATTATAGACGGATTACAGCTCATAAAAGAACTCAGCGATATCGAACGGCATATTGAGTTTATTCTCATTTCCGGATTCAGTGATTTCTCTTTTGCGCTCACAGCAATAAAATATGGGGTATCGGACTACCTCTTAAAGCCTATCATTCCTGAAGAACTACAAAGCGCACTTATAAAAATCATAGGAAGGTTCAAGCAATTCGATTTTCACGAATCTCCAAATAGAAAACTTCAGTTACAATCTAATTGTAATCGATTTATAAAAAAAGCCTACGAATATGTTGAAAACCATTACCAAAATCCAATAAGCCTTCATGAAGTGGCTGAGTATTTAGGTATCAGTCATAGCTAA
- a CDS encoding MBL fold metallo-hydrolase has product MKLKFFGYGSGYNPKWGNTNAYFLDHDTFYLLDCGFTTFSRIIDLQPFLEAKKLIIIITHLHADHIGSLPMLISYAYNKLRMKPLLIFPRHTVRSLLTLTGIPSDEYDLVPSLTEPNPIQAFPQKVVHSPHIDSYGYIIHAGEETMYFSGDAATIPDTVIEKFFSGTVGTIYQDVTEAYGDNPSHGTLERLNAIFPRAVRNRIVCMHLESDFIDLIKRHGYRFAETEGV; this is encoded by the coding sequence ATGAAATTAAAGTTTTTCGGTTACGGTAGCGGATACAATCCCAAATGGGGGAATACAAACGCATATTTTCTAGACCATGACACCTTTTATCTCTTGGATTGCGGCTTTACCACATTCTCCCGGATTATCGATCTACAACCGTTTCTTGAAGCAAAAAAGCTGATTATTATCATTACGCATCTTCATGCTGATCACATCGGCAGCCTGCCGATGCTCATTTCATATGCTTATAACAAACTGCGTATGAAGCCGCTTCTGATCTTTCCCCGGCACACTGTTCGCAGCCTTTTGACATTGACCGGTATTCCGAGTGATGAGTACGACCTGGTTCCCTCGCTTACCGAACCCAATCCCATACAAGCCTTTCCCCAGAAAGTAGTGCACTCGCCTCATATAGATAGCTATGGCTACATCATACATGCCGGAGAAGAGACTATGTATTTCAGCGGAGACGCTGCTACAATACCAGATACCGTGATAGAAAAGTTCTTTTCCGGAACGGTCGGCACAATCTATCAAGATGTTACCGAAGCCTATGGAGACAACCCCTCGCATGGAACACTTGAAAGGTTGAACGCTATATTTCCGAGAGCAGTAAGGAACCGTATCGTTTGTATGCATCTGGAAAGTGATTTTATCGATCTAATCAAACGTCACGGATATCGATTTGCAGAGACGGAAGGAGTGTAA
- a CDS encoding carbohydrate ABC transporter permease, translated as MQLKRIVFFILASAFALLWLIPLIWLIVTTFTEPSYYMSIIPKTPFSLQNIIYILSAAPFGRYYANTIMIVAGIFCVQCITVTLAAFALSVMNFRFEKLVFFLIFVQIIIPNDVLIMPNYSTISSLGLIDTKLAIMIPFYCSAFGILLLRQSFKTIPIALSDASKIDGCNLMQTIWKVYVPCAKPAYVSFGLVSISYHWNNYLWPVIVTNSVNNRPLTVGLAIFAKSKEAVMQWSNVCAATFIIIFPLLTAFLFFQKQFINSFVSSGIK; from the coding sequence ATGCAGCTTAAACGTATAGTATTTTTCATATTGGCATCGGCATTCGCACTCTTATGGCTTATTCCCCTGATCTGGCTAATCGTTACCACCTTTACCGAACCATCATATTATATGTCCATCATCCCCAAAACTCCCTTTTCATTGCAGAATATTATCTACATTCTATCTGCTGCACCTTTCGGCAGATATTATGCAAATACCATTATGATTGTTGCAGGTATTTTTTGCGTGCAGTGTATAACGGTGACCCTTGCGGCCTTTGCCCTCAGTGTCATGAATTTCAGGTTTGAAAAACTTGTCTTTTTTCTTATCTTTGTACAGATCATCATTCCAAATGATGTACTTATCATGCCGAACTATTCAACAATATCTTCATTGGGACTCATCGATACAAAGCTGGCTATCATGATTCCTTTTTACTGCAGCGCCTTCGGCATACTGCTTCTTCGTCAAAGCTTCAAAACCATACCAATCGCTCTGTCCGATGCTTCAAAAATCGATGGATGTAATCTCATGCAGACCATCTGGAAGGTGTATGTACCATGCGCAAAACCAGCCTACGTCTCTTTCGGCCTTGTCTCTATCAGCTACCACTGGAATAATTATCTTTGGCCGGTGATCGTTACAAACTCCGTCAACAACAGACCACTCACTGTAGGGCTGGCTATTTTTGCAAAATCAAAAGAGGCGGTAATGCAGTGGTCGAATGTCTGTGCAGCAACATTCATTATCATCTTTCCGTTGCTTACGGCATTTTTATTTTTCCAAAAGCAGTTTATCAATAGCTTTGTAAGCTCTGGAATTAAATAG
- a CDS encoding carbohydrate ABC transporter permease, translating into MNMAVFSVYSFPKKDQLVKNRALTSQQTKKRKQSWKRDGIACLLLAPSLIFLTMFTLIPIVKSFYLSLMDLQLGMKKPVFIGLDNYTYLFSDPLFWKVMGNTVLFSLLTVIPSMVLGLALALLLNMRHKLTGLFRVSFFSPVVMPMIAVASIWMFIYMPDAGLLDQLLKSFGLPGQIFLQRSDTVLPALSVVYNWKEAGFLMIFFLSGLQNISTEMYEAARIDGARKFTIFWKLTFPLLMPTTIFVSTIALTDSFKLVDHIAMMTEGMPNNSSTTLLYFIYQNGFTYFNQGIASTLTVILLIIMLIAASLQFFTADSRIHYN; encoded by the coding sequence ATGAATATGGCCGTATTTTCTGTTTATAGCTTTCCGAAAAAGGACCAACTGGTGAAAAATAGAGCCCTCACATCACAACAAACAAAAAAAAGGAAACAAAGTTGGAAACGCGACGGGATAGCATGTTTGTTACTTGCGCCCTCTTTAATCTTCCTCACGATGTTTACACTTATTCCTATTGTAAAAAGCTTTTATCTTAGCCTGATGGACCTTCAATTAGGCATGAAGAAACCTGTTTTTATTGGTTTGGACAACTATACATATTTGTTTTCCGATCCTCTGTTTTGGAAGGTGATGGGAAACACCGTGCTCTTTTCATTACTGACTGTTATCCCAAGCATGGTGCTGGGTCTGGCTCTCGCTCTCTTATTAAATATGCGGCACAAATTAACAGGTCTCTTTCGTGTTTCTTTTTTTTCTCCCGTGGTTATGCCCATGATTGCCGTTGCTAGTATCTGGATGTTTATTTACATGCCGGATGCCGGTCTTCTCGATCAGTTACTCAAATCATTCGGACTCCCCGGACAAATTTTCTTACAGAGGTCGGATACCGTTCTTCCCGCGCTCTCTGTCGTCTACAATTGGAAAGAAGCTGGATTTCTCATGATCTTCTTCTTGTCCGGTTTACAGAATATCTCAACGGAGATGTACGAGGCGGCAAGAATAGACGGAGCACGGAAGTTCACTATATTCTGGAAATTGACGTTTCCACTACTCATGCCAACAACAATTTTCGTATCAACAATAGCGCTCACAGACTCTTTTAAACTTGTTGACCATATTGCGATGATGACAGAAGGAATGCCCAACAACTCCAGTACGACTCTTCTGTATTTCATTTATCAAAACGGCTTTACCTACTTCAATCAAGGAATTGCATCAACACTTACGGTCATACTATTGATCATCATGCTTATTGCAGCATCACTTCAATTTTTCACTGCGGACAGCCGGATACACTACAATTAA
- a CDS encoding ABC transporter substrate-binding protein — MKRSTRNMLAALIVMIASAGMIWAGGDQENSGTAKSSNGEDDVIVLQMFYPVQVGGPLTKLIEKLASDFHSVNPTIVVEPIYTGNYDDTVVKIQTAIQGNTPPDLFLSLATQRFSLVSSDSIIPLDDLIAMDGGDEYINDFLPGFMEDSFVDGKIWSIPFQRSTQIIYYNKDAFKEAGLDPETPPKNWDELVAYSQKLVKKDAAGNVIRWGVGLAQQSGSAQWQFGGFCLENSKNGENLMSDDGKKVFFNTPENIEALQFQIDLQQKYEVMPKGIVQWTDLPGAFIEGKYGIIYHTTGNLANISKNATFDFGTGFMPGNKRYGAPTGGGNFYITKGISRERQEAAWKFIRFATSPERLAQWNIDTGYVAPRASSFETSIMKNYYGELPQAEVAKEQLKYAKPELTTYDSARIWRIFNDNYQAAIIGDLTAKEALDKAQAEASQVLKRFQ, encoded by the coding sequence ATGAAACGTTCAACAAGAAACATGCTTGCTGCCCTTATTGTGATGATTGCTTCGGCCGGCATGATTTGGGCAGGAGGGGATCAAGAGAATTCGGGAACGGCAAAATCCTCAAATGGCGAAGACGACGTCATTGTCCTGCAAATGTTTTACCCGGTGCAGGTTGGAGGGCCGCTAACAAAACTTATTGAAAAGTTGGCATCTGATTTTCATAGTGTCAACCCCACCATCGTTGTCGAACCAATATATACAGGGAATTACGACGATACTGTCGTAAAAATCCAGACGGCAATTCAGGGAAACACTCCTCCGGATTTATTCTTGAGCTTGGCAACACAGCGCTTTTCTTTGGTTTCCTCCGATTCAATTATCCCCCTCGATGATCTTATTGCCATGGACGGTGGAGATGAATACATAAATGATTTTTTACCGGGATTTATGGAAGACTCATTTGTGGATGGGAAAATCTGGAGCATTCCGTTTCAAAGAAGTACACAAATTATCTATTACAACAAGGACGCCTTTAAGGAGGCCGGACTTGACCCGGAAACACCACCCAAAAACTGGGACGAACTTGTTGCATATTCTCAAAAGCTCGTAAAGAAAGATGCTGCAGGAAATGTCATTCGCTGGGGGGTTGGGCTTGCCCAGCAGTCGGGGTCGGCACAATGGCAATTCGGTGGATTCTGTCTGGAAAACAGTAAAAACGGCGAAAACCTTATGTCAGACGATGGAAAGAAGGTTTTTTTCAATACTCCTGAAAATATTGAAGCGTTACAGTTTCAAATTGATCTTCAGCAAAAGTATGAAGTGATGCCCAAAGGAATCGTACAATGGACTGACCTGCCGGGGGCCTTTATTGAAGGCAAATATGGAATTATTTACCATACAACAGGAAACTTGGCGAACATTTCAAAGAATGCAACCTTTGATTTCGGAACAGGTTTCATGCCGGGGAACAAACGCTATGGGGCTCCAACCGGTGGTGGAAATTTCTACATCACCAAAGGGATTTCGAGAGAACGTCAGGAAGCTGCATGGAAATTCATTCGTTTTGCAACCTCTCCTGAACGACTGGCGCAGTGGAACATCGATACCGGTTACGTAGCACCACGGGCATCATCCTTTGAAACCTCCATCATGAAAAATTACTACGGCGAGCTTCCTCAGGCGGAAGTTGCGAAAGAGCAGCTCAAATATGCAAAGCCGGAGTTGACAACATACGACTCTGCAAGGATCTGGAGAATCTTCAACGACAATTATCAAGCCGCGATCATTGGTGATCTTACGGCTAAAGAGGCCCTGGATAAAGCCCAGGCAGAAGCTAGTCAAGTGCTAAAGCGATTCCAGTAG
- a CDS encoding carboxymuconolactone decarboxylase family protein, which yields MKQMKAESHKRSFRHRYGISELFSASIKLYPAMFNLIRNKKTQIISNDFRERLMLAVTEVNGCAICSYAHTKMALEQGMSEQEIHAMLSASNEFVPESESKAIFFAQHYADSLGKPDSEAYQVILRSYGKKKSTMILSAISLMMYGNICGLPLSAFISRLRGKKYANSTLVYEIVMLLSIIPISLIAAIPALINPVLKRHMQQTL from the coding sequence ATGAAGCAGATGAAAGCAGAATCCCACAAACGTTCATTTCGGCACCGCTATGGCATTAGCGAACTTTTTTCGGCGAGTATAAAACTCTATCCGGCCATGTTTAATCTTATCCGCAACAAGAAAACCCAGATTATTTCCAACGATTTTCGGGAGCGGCTTATGCTGGCGGTTACCGAAGTGAATGGTTGTGCAATTTGTTCCTATGCGCATACGAAAATGGCGCTGGAACAGGGAATGTCGGAGCAAGAAATTCATGCGATGCTTTCTGCCAGCAATGAATTTGTCCCCGAAAGCGAAAGCAAGGCAATTTTCTTTGCCCAACACTATGCCGACAGTTTGGGGAAGCCTGATTCCGAGGCCTATCAGGTGATTCTCCGTAGCTATGGAAAAAAGAAAAGCACTATGATTCTTTCTGCGATCAGTTTGATGATGTACGGCAATATCTGCGGGCTGCCACTGAGTGCTTTCATTTCGCGGCTCCGAGGCAAGAAATATGCTAATAGCACGCTTGTATATGAAATTGTTATGCTCCTATCCATTATTCCGATAAGCCTCATTGCCGCAATACCGGCGTTGATCAATCCAGTGCTCAAACGCCACATGCAACAGACCCTATAA
- a CDS encoding GNAT family N-acetyltransferase — translation MSRQFYRSDAVLHDIPDAHFHKTFDVIIGGSPYADAYIFEVEQQVVGYALLSFTYSNEAGGLVLLIEEVYILPEYQKQGLGKEFLAFVEAHYRGDVALIRLEVEKSNKVALQLYKKVGFTKVDYIQLYKKTAKVKPHRE, via the coding sequence ATGTCGAGGCAGTTCTACCGCTCCGATGCCGTGTTGCATGACATCCCCGATGCACATTTCCACAAGACGTTTGATGTGATCATTGGCGGGAGCCCCTATGCTGATGCCTACATCTTTGAGGTGGAACAGCAGGTGGTAGGCTATGCCTTACTCTCCTTTACCTATTCCAACGAGGCTGGCGGCCTTGTTCTCCTGATCGAAGAGGTCTACATCCTTCCGGAGTATCAAAAGCAGGGTTTGGGAAAGGAGTTTCTGGCCTTTGTCGAGGCGCATTATCGCGGTGATGTGGCCTTGATCCGTCTGGAGGTGGAAAAGTCGAACAAGGTTGCCTTGCAGCTCTACAAGAAGGTTGGTTTTACAAAGGTCGACTATATTCAATTATACAAGAAAACCGCCAAGGTAAAGCCTCACCGCGAGTAG
- a CDS encoding GntR family transcriptional regulator, whose product MKIDRTSHVPVYYQIKESILAEISSGRLKPGDKILSEPQLKDKFEVSRMTARNAVTELVNEGYLVRKQGYGTYVQKPRIENTQEKFHGFKADMEAKGFTVSSRILESKQIPAPDFVASALELEQGTMVFWLKRLRFANNEPIVIHESYIPTECCPDLLNHDFEKGSLYTLFTTTYKKIIETAVEHLEATAADAETAALLVIEKKAPILFIDRTSYLKENIPFEYSRSWYRGDRYMFDVTLQRQQG is encoded by the coding sequence GTGAAAATTGACCGAACTAGTCATGTACCGGTGTACTACCAAATTAAGGAAAGCATATTGGCGGAGATCTCAAGCGGAAGGCTGAAACCGGGTGATAAAATTCTTTCAGAACCCCAACTCAAGGATAAATTCGAAGTAAGCCGCATGACGGCACGCAATGCCGTTACCGAGTTGGTGAACGAAGGATATCTGGTACGCAAGCAAGGCTACGGTACCTATGTACAGAAACCAAGAATAGAGAATACCCAGGAGAAGTTTCACGGTTTCAAGGCTGACATGGAGGCAAAGGGGTTCACTGTTTCTTCCCGAATTCTGGAATCCAAACAAATACCCGCTCCCGATTTTGTCGCTTCGGCACTGGAACTGGAACAAGGGACAATGGTTTTCTGGCTCAAACGCCTTCGTTTTGCAAACAACGAACCCATTGTCATCCACGAAAGCTATATCCCCACCGAATGCTGCCCCGATCTTCTTAACCATGATTTCGAAAAAGGGTCGCTTTACACACTCTTTACCACCACATACAAGAAAATCATAGAAACAGCAGTGGAACACCTGGAAGCAACGGCCGCTGATGCCGAGACCGCGGCTCTTCTGGTAATTGAGAAAAAGGCCCCGATCCTATTCATCGACAGGACCTCGTATCTTAAAGAAAACATTCCTTTCGAATACAGCAGAAGCTGGTATCGGGGTGACAGATATATGTTCGATGTCACGTTACAGCGGCAGCAAGGGTGA